CATGGTATATATCCGAAATAGCAAACATTGATGCTCTTTAATAATTTTAATGGCAACTAAAACTTTAAGGAATTATTCTATATTGTAAAAAACTATTAAGTACTATTATATTTATCAATGAAAGATaccaaattattaataatatcatattatataCCTGATAAAATATCTGTAAAATCAGTTTATTAATCATATCATATTTGTAGATTAGCCAAATAAGATTGGCCCATCATCAATATCTCGTTACCAATAGATATACCAAATTCGTAGATAATAGATAATATTTTACCATCCACACAGTATAATAAGTTATTGCTTAACAATATTAGTTCATAGTTGATGTTtaatgcataataaaaacaaATATTACCTACTTGTATTAGTTAATTATTCTTATTTAAGTGCCCTATCACTTTTTGCACCTGCATCCTCCTCCTTAGTCAAGTTTGCTTTAGCATGATCACCAATATAGTCTACTCCTCTATTGACTGCTAAACATCATCGATAGGCGACTCCAAACCTTCCTCTTTTCCCATATCACATGCTAGGCTAAGTAGTGAGATGTTCCCAGTTACTTGCAAACGTGTTTAAATGATTTGGGTACTTTTCTGACTGGTTTAACTGAGCGACCATTTTCTTAACATTCGGCTCATTGTTCACCTATCCTAATCCAACTTGGCCATGGGATTTGTCAATTTTAACAACCTGTAGTGACTGCGATCTCTTCACTTATCCTGTCTATAACCTAACGGAGTCATGTGCAAGATATTCAGATCAGTGATGCTCTGCATTTGCATATTACATCCTCAACTTAGATTTGTCTAGTACTTCTCAATTCTTTGAGAACACAGATAAACCTTATTATCAATCAGAGAGATGATATCAACCAGTGAAGCAGAAACAAAGAGGAGCCTAAGGACATAATAGCATAGCAAAcagaaaaatacaagaaagaatCCCATGCCTTTTGAAAATGAGATCACGTCAAGTTAGACAAAGGAACCTAAAGATACATGCAATATTTATACCTGGTCAGTATTAACATGAAGCTTTGGACCAAAAAATCTAAACTGCAGTTTGGGACAGGAGACTTTTCTTCTTTGAGGTCCAAGAGCTAATTCATTGAACATTGGTGCCCACTGATTAGGAACTTGAAATTCCAAAAAATACTGTAAATCTTCAGGATCTGGTTTGTCTGGCAAGTACAAAAGCATACGAGTGATCAAAGACAATGGAACATGAGTAATGGAAAATAGCAAATAATTGACAGTGAAATTTCAGAGTATAGTCACTTATAAAATAAAAAGTGCATGCAGAGTCCAGTATAAATTTTGGAATGCATACTTATGATAGCATTTAATAGTACATGATCCTATAAAATGCTTGAATCTTGAAAATGTATCTTTCCACAAGTACATAAGAAAATCATTTtataaaacaaatttgaaaaatgcAACTTGAGCGTTTACTTAAAAAGGATTATAAAAATAGCATAGGATGTTTTGTGTGCATAACACTGCTGCCCTAGACTTATTAAACTAGTGTAGGTGTGTAAATTCATCAGAGCAAATTGATTTTCCCAAAAGTATAGCCTATTGAGAAAATAAATCTAGTAGCACATTTTATACCAATCTTAACTTACAGCGAAGATACAGATTTATAGCATGGCTGAGATATCCACTGCCCGGGATACCAGTTAGAAGAGATGTGATGGGAACAAACTTGAAGAGGATTGCGTCAGGGTTATTCTGCACAGTCTGTAGCCAATTTGAGTGAGTTGGCACGTATACATCACCTCCTCTTTTTGCACAAATAATAGTGAGTCCCTATTATAAGTCAACATTTGCAGTTCAAGATTATTACTTTGAGTAGAAAATCAAATGCAATAGTATTTATGGCTAGGCAATGTCTATAGTCATACTTCCTTGGTTGAAGCTTCTGAATAGACAGGCAGATGCAACGTGTTAGGTTGCAAGATTTTCGTGAAGACCTCAGACACCTAGCTAAAGAAAGACATTAATCAATTCTTCCATAGAGACAAGTTAACATCAAATCAAGTAATTATACCTTGTTCTTGCCTTCTCTGATTTTCCGATGTTGAGGAGAAGGACTACTTCCAtcagaaaataaaaaatctccAAGATCCTCAAGATGCATCTTTAACTCAGCTGAAGAAATTGTTGATGAAGGGCTCTGTTTAACACAAATTACATCCTGACCTCCTATAGCTACTTCTACAATTATATGTGTTCCAAATGTCCGGATAAAcctgagagaaaaagaagaagaaaaaaaacttcATTAATTCATAAAACCATTATGGGATGGTGTATGCGTAATGCCACCTTGTAACCATTAGCGAGCATATATCTTCAAATTGTAGGTGGATTAATGCCATGAATAGTTAATTAGATAAATATAGACCATTGTGTTAAATCACTATCTCTTTGTCTTGTAGAAAAGAAACcaggaattaattaaaataaccAGATTTAAATTATAGCTTATACAAACTCATATGATCGCTAACATCTATGTCATAAACTAACTTCATAATTCTATAGTGGAAGCAAACTCACCAACTGAGGGCTAAAGGATCCCACTTTGAAGGTACCACCCTTTTAACCTCATCACGAAGAACTAAGGGAGAAGCTTTCAGATGTAAATTATACAAGGAAATAAAGTATCCATCAAAAgcaaaatattttgtctctttagcATCTTCCAACCATGCTCCAGTTAGATCAAAAAGAGCATTAAAATAGCCTGAAGGCACCTTTCCTTGGACTGAAGATTTCTGATTGAGTAATTCGGACATCTGTTACAAAAACAATCACTTAGATGATACATATAGACCTTAACCTTCAATTCGGTAGAACATTGAAAGATCCCAAAAATCCAAATTTGTATAACTCAACAATTGATAGAGCTCCATACGGTTATACTTATTCAACTGGGAAGACAGAATGAATATTACCAACCAACCCTATAAAATTTACACGTATGATCCCTTATTCTacagaaagaaacaaaaaccATTGTTTTGGTCTGTAACATTTAGACAATGACACTAGAGTGCAGTAGGGAAGGGACCATATATCAACTCTATATAGCAGAAAATTACCACTTTTCCTCTCGTTTGATACTTGAATCTCCAGATCCCACTGTGGTTATACAAACTCTACCAGGCTtctacacttttttttttttgtcgaagAAAGCAAAATTAGTTGTCGTTATATCGTACTTAAGGTTATAATAAGGATCGAATAGGATCACCCAGAAAtatcaaataaaagaaaaacaagaaacaaTTAGGACCATACCAAACGATTCCCCCCTCGTTCATTATCCTTATGGCATTCCTTCCCGGCCAACAAGTTAAAATCTTTTTATCAAAACCTTTATAAAAGGAGCCCTCCGGATATCAAGATCCATTTTTCCCAAGGCTcaaaagggaaaacaaaaaaaaaataaaataaagattgACCTGATTGAACTCGAGCACATCCGAGCGGAACCGAATCCGATCGCCCTTATCTAATCCGATATCCTCGGAGA
This region of Zingiber officinale cultivar Zhangliang chromosome 9A, Zo_v1.1, whole genome shotgun sequence genomic DNA includes:
- the LOC122020146 gene encoding MACPF domain-containing protein At4g24290-like, with amino-acid sequence MEGEKVDLRALRSLGLGFDLTHDFRLRFAKEFHGGRLVQLDESRVRDVVFPGGQVVRGVSEDIGLDKGDRIRFRSDVLEFNQMSELLNQKSSVQGKVPSGYFNALFDLTGAWLEDAKETKYFAFDGYFISLYNLHLKASPLVLRDEVKRVVPSKWDPLALSWFIRTFGTHIIVEVAIGGQDVICVKQSPSSTISSAELKMHLEDLGDFLFSDGSSPSPQHRKIREGKNKVSEVFTKILQPNTLHLPVYSEASTKEGLTIICAKRGGDVYVPTHSNWLQTVQNNPDAILFKFVPITSLLTGIPGSGYLSHAINLYLRYKPDPEDLQYFLEFQVPNQWAPMFNELALGPQRRKVSCPKLQFRFFGPKLHVNTDQVVSNQKPVIGMRLYLEGIKCNRLAIHLHHLSSLPSMLRNTGSSWISEWQGSQESADPGYFEAIQWENYSAICTLAVKHDPVWLQRVSNGVFVVIGAQLVTRGNWSKKVLHLRLQYMHIPNCTIRKTEWARAPATSLKGSFLTNLSTKFSTPFTPRDATPPIKNDPAQLNSGVYPDGPPVPVQSRKLLKFVDMVEVVRGPHNVPGHWLVIAAKLAKEKGKIALHVKFALLSYSAEPEMSN